A genomic region of Trichothermofontia sichuanensis B231 contains the following coding sequences:
- a CDS encoding dihydrolipoamide acetyltransferase family protein, with product MIHEVFMPALSSTMTEGKIVSWVKSPGDKVSKGETVVVVESDKADMDVESFYEGYLATILVPAGESAPVGAPIALVAETQAEIEQAQQKARPGSSSSAPATAVVPAPNPVATAVAAVAANGSNGRHRSGRVMASPRARKLAKELNLDLSTLQGSGPHGRIVAQDVEAAVGRMPTPAVATVAAPVVAPVATPPSPTIPAPAPASPGSLVPLNTLQMAVVRNMLTSLQVPTFHVGYTITTDALDHLYQQVKSKGVTMSALLAKAVAVTLQKHPLLYAYYTEQGIQYRNEINIAMAVAMADGGLITPVLRSADQLDIYSLSRVWKDLVERGRTKQLKPEEYSTGGFTISNLGMFGVDRFDAILPSGQGAILAIGASRPQVVATADGMLGVKRQMQVNLTCDHRIIYGAHAAAFLQDLANLIETQPQSLTL from the coding sequence ATGATTCACGAAGTCTTTATGCCTGCCCTCAGTTCCACCATGACTGAAGGCAAAATTGTGAGTTGGGTAAAATCCCCCGGTGATAAGGTCAGTAAGGGCGAAACGGTTGTCGTTGTTGAGTCTGATAAGGCTGACATGGACGTGGAGTCCTTCTATGAGGGCTACTTGGCAACGATTCTGGTCCCGGCGGGTGAGTCGGCGCCGGTGGGTGCCCCGATCGCCCTAGTGGCGGAAACCCAGGCTGAAATTGAGCAGGCCCAGCAAAAAGCCCGTCCAGGTTCGAGTTCATCTGCTCCAGCCACTGCCGTCGTGCCAGCCCCCAACCCAGTGGCAACGGCAGTGGCTGCGGTTGCTGCGAATGGTAGTAATGGCCGTCATCGCTCAGGTCGGGTGATGGCTTCTCCCCGCGCTCGTAAGTTAGCGAAGGAATTGAATCTGGATCTGAGTACCCTCCAGGGCAGTGGTCCCCACGGTCGGATTGTGGCCCAGGATGTAGAGGCAGCGGTAGGCCGGATGCCGACGCCTGCGGTGGCCACAGTGGCGGCTCCGGTTGTAGCTCCCGTTGCCACTCCCCCGTCGCCCACGATCCCAGCCCCGGCCCCGGCTTCACCGGGGTCCTTAGTGCCCCTCAATACCCTGCAAATGGCGGTGGTGCGCAATATGCTCACCAGCTTGCAGGTACCGACTTTCCACGTGGGCTATACCATTACCACCGATGCGCTGGATCACCTCTATCAGCAGGTAAAGTCTAAGGGGGTCACCATGAGTGCCCTGTTGGCAAAGGCGGTGGCCGTAACCCTGCAAAAGCATCCCCTCCTCTATGCCTACTATACGGAGCAGGGGATTCAGTACCGCAATGAGATCAATATCGCAATGGCGGTGGCAATGGCGGATGGGGGGTTGATTACCCCAGTGCTGCGATCGGCGGATCAACTCGATATCTATTCTCTTTCCCGTGTGTGGAAAGATCTGGTGGAGCGGGGCCGGACTAAGCAACTGAAACCGGAGGAGTATTCTACGGGCGGTTTTACGATCAGTAATTTGGGGATGTTTGGGGTCGATCGCTTTGATGCGATTCTGCCGAGTGGTCAAGGCGCAATTTTGGCGATCGGGGCTTCTCGTCCGCAGGTGGTAGCAACTGCCGATGGGATGTTGGGGGTCAAGCGGCAAATGCAGGTCAACCTTACCTGTGATCACCGGATTATCTACGGTGCTCATGCGGCGGCGTTCCTCCAGGATTTGGCCAACCTGATTGAAACCCAACCCCAATCCCTAACTCTGTAA
- a CDS encoding YlqD family protein: protein MDVSNAQLLLKRPVIVKAVVTPRWKEEAQQQLQSQINQIDDQLQQLEMQGQRMVVEVQKQSMQPTSPKVMQQVDNIQIQVNQKKSELLEQKNQILQQLQQVQMLELEQEVNQGQIDSFFRVQKGDNLIQKMQVEILLRDGVVEDIRGNV, encoded by the coding sequence ATGGACGTTTCTAATGCACAACTGCTCCTCAAACGCCCGGTCATCGTCAAGGCGGTCGTGACCCCACGTTGGAAAGAGGAAGCCCAACAACAACTCCAGAGCCAGATCAACCAGATCGATGATCAGCTGCAACAGCTAGAGATGCAGGGGCAACGGATGGTGGTTGAGGTGCAAAAACAAAGTATGCAGCCCACTAGCCCCAAGGTCATGCAGCAGGTGGATAACATTCAGATCCAGGTCAACCAGAAAAAGAGTGAACTGCTCGAACAAAAGAACCAGATTCTCCAGCAGTTGCAACAGGTGCAAATGCTGGAATTAGAGCAAGAAGTCAACCAGGGTCAAATTGATAGCTTTTTCCGGGTTCAAAAGGGTGATAACCTAATCCAGAAAATGCAGGTGGAAATCCTGTTGCGGGATGGGGTTGTCGAGGACATTCGCGGCAACGTTTAG
- a CDS encoding AMP-dependent synthetase/ligase, translating to MSAYLPADLPLSARERDYLRQVVDYSTIQAIPEIWPIAARKFGQVVALQDPHAQPAVSLTYAELAEQIRQFAIGLQTLGLKAGDHIGFYADNSPRWFIADQGCMTAGAVNVVRSSQAEREELIYMLADSGATALIVEHRALLNRLEERLQDLPIQFIVLLSDEDPPSVSSGDCPVVNFPQLLAQGQGKELQPVPRAPEQLATLIYTSGTTGKPKGVMLSHRNLLHQVNLFGVVIQPQPGDRVLSILPSWHAYERTVEYFLLSQGCTQIYTNLRHIKQDIRSRKPNYMVAVPRLWDSIYEGIQRQFREQPAGKQKLIHALLRGSQHHVEARRLAQGLTLTPTPPPASQRQWARVRSLLWWPVHALADRLVFRPIRTGLGGELRAVISGGGSLPPHIDLFFEMVGITILVGYGLTETAPVLTVRRLERNLRGSSGTPLPGTEIKIVDPESRQPLLPGQQGLVLARGPQVMQGYYNNPAATAKAIDPDGWFDTGDLGWVTAQNDIVLTGRAKDTIVLLNGENIEPQPIEDACTRSPYIDQMMLVGQDQRSLGALIVPNLDALSQWAASQNLTLALPNAESEVAPTAGSQVVTLDSKLIQDLFRRELVARVQDRPGYRPDDRIGPFRLILEPFTIENGMLTQTLKIRRPVVMERYRAMIDGMFQS from the coding sequence ATGTCAGCTTATCTCCCCGCCGATCTGCCCCTGTCCGCCCGCGAACGGGATTACCTGCGGCAAGTCGTCGATTACTCAACCATCCAGGCGATTCCGGAAATCTGGCCGATCGCCGCCCGGAAATTTGGCCAAGTTGTTGCCCTGCAAGATCCCCACGCCCAGCCTGCGGTCAGCCTCACCTATGCTGAACTGGCTGAGCAGATCCGACAGTTTGCCATCGGGTTGCAAACCCTGGGTCTGAAGGCAGGCGATCACATTGGGTTCTATGCCGATAACAGTCCCCGCTGGTTCATTGCGGATCAGGGGTGTATGACAGCGGGAGCAGTTAACGTCGTCCGCAGTTCCCAGGCCGAGCGCGAAGAATTGATTTATATGCTGGCTGACAGTGGGGCGACAGCGCTGATTGTCGAACACCGAGCCTTGTTAAATCGCTTAGAAGAGCGGCTGCAGGACCTGCCCATTCAATTCATTGTCCTGCTTTCTGATGAAGATCCCCCGTCAGTTTCATCAGGAGACTGTCCAGTGGTGAACTTTCCCCAATTGTTGGCCCAGGGGCAAGGCAAAGAATTGCAACCGGTCCCCCGCGCTCCAGAGCAATTGGCCACCCTGATCTACACCTCCGGCACCACCGGCAAGCCCAAAGGCGTCATGCTCAGCCACCGCAATTTACTCCACCAGGTGAACCTCTTTGGCGTTGTCATTCAACCCCAACCCGGCGATCGCGTTCTGAGCATTTTGCCCTCCTGGCACGCCTACGAGCGCACGGTTGAGTATTTTCTCCTGTCCCAGGGCTGCACCCAGATCTACACCAACCTGCGCCATATTAAGCAGGACATTCGCAGCCGCAAACCCAACTACATGGTAGCGGTTCCCCGCCTGTGGGATTCCATCTACGAAGGGATTCAACGCCAATTCCGGGAGCAACCCGCTGGTAAGCAAAAGCTGATCCACGCCCTGCTCAGGGGTAGCCAGCACCATGTGGAAGCCCGTCGCCTTGCCCAGGGCTTGACCCTGACCCCAACGCCACCGCCAGCAAGCCAACGGCAATGGGCGCGGGTGCGATCGCTCCTCTGGTGGCCCGTTCATGCCCTCGCCGATCGCCTGGTGTTTCGGCCAATTCGCACGGGCTTGGGGGGCGAACTGCGGGCGGTCATTAGTGGGGGAGGCTCGTTACCCCCCCATATTGATCTGTTCTTTGAGATGGTGGGGATTACAATTTTGGTAGGCTATGGGCTGACGGAAACGGCCCCAGTGTTAACCGTGCGGCGGCTGGAGCGCAACCTGCGCGGTTCATCGGGCACGCCCTTACCAGGAACGGAAATCAAAATCGTTGATCCGGAAAGTCGTCAGCCCCTGCTGCCGGGCCAGCAAGGGTTAGTCTTGGCCAGGGGTCCCCAGGTCATGCAGGGCTATTACAATAACCCGGCGGCAACGGCCAAGGCGATCGATCCGGATGGCTGGTTTGATACCGGCGATCTGGGTTGGGTCACGGCCCAGAATGATATTGTCCTGACCGGACGGGCCAAGGACACGATCGTCCTGCTCAATGGCGAAAACATTGAACCGCAGCCGATCGAAGATGCCTGTACCCGTAGTCCCTACATTGATCAGATGATGTTGGTGGGCCAGGATCAGCGCAGCCTGGGTGCCCTGATTGTGCCAAACTTGGATGCCCTCAGCCAGTGGGCCGCTAGTCAGAATCTCACCCTGGCATTGCCTAATGCCGAGTCAGAGGTCGCGCCGACGGCAGGGAGCCAAGTCGTTACCCTCGACAGCAAACTGATCCAGGATCTGTTCCGGCGGGAGTTGGTTGCACGGGTACAGGATCGTCCAGGTTACCGGCCTGATGATCGCATTGGTCCCTTCCGGTTGATTCTGGAACCCTTCACGATCGAGAATGGTATGCTAACCCAAACTCTAAAAATTCGGCGTCCGGTTGTAATGGAACGGTACCGCGCTATGATTGACGGGATGTTCCAATCCTGA